The following coding sequences lie in one Drosophila sulfurigaster albostrigata strain 15112-1811.04 chromosome 2R, ASM2355843v2, whole genome shotgun sequence genomic window:
- the LOC133837400 gene encoding uncharacterized protein LOC133837400 encodes MHWLYRFLFICLLDLGVLAHVRLAELNYRSTPDYERYCPPEDFEHSYLSKGESNSLIKETHVNHFRRTKIGKRATMRDLCLDSSGLPVQRQCEDYYGSAIWEPIDNISCNSGNNLSWGLNQLHEELLRGDDEQVILTRLQHSLSEGRGQLTPVDVYITAQIFNSFVEKERYNEVLGTNLISICSEIMNINQTVLELSAKVNATNVLLENFDKFMDEISEQFVSEERCGNVFMSASRESNGANVELHNYSDIGVQALISRNLSVFYVNPSCYNITGLAIYSAAGPDRISTSKDFWFRFVYANESIENFMLEFDLETAVYITDRYVSRLLSNDLPYVVFKIYENDALFLNRSEEPKKRVRSKVLSGKLLGDHDTQRNYSMQLLLRKPKELGGECRRWDNHHWQYYGVSDSIDGNISEDYVLCVGYEWPMGTNVRIQWEAQEDNIEYCAAEDFEHTYIIKSENGSLSTELHINHFRRTNVNTLATMEDLCLDSSGLPVQRLCKNNNGIAIWEPLDNISCNAGNNLSWGLNQLHEELLRGDDEQVILTRLQHSLSEGRGQLTPVDVYITAQIFNSFVEKERYNKALGLNWISICSEIMNINETVLELSAKVNATNVLLDSFDKYMDAISEQFVSEERCGNAFTTFRREEREPIETYVELHNYIHIGVQALISRNLCVFYVNPSCYNITGLAIYSAAGPDRISTSKDFWFRFVYANESIQNIMLESDMETAVYMTDKFMSQLVGIDLPYVVLKIFENDSLFMDYSIERKRRVRSKVVSGKLLGDHGTQRPYGIQLLLRKPKEVGGACRQWDNDHWQYERVTNDTNISEDYVLCIGYEWPMGTNIQLQWESHEKNTKENSNEYCAAEDFEHTYKIKSKNGSLTTELHINHFRRTNLNILATMEDLCLDSNGLPVHRLCENKNGIATWGPLQNVSCLAGNNISQELNQLHEDLFSGRQSQEVILAQVGQSVSQAQGQLEAVDVYNTANIFGLLDASKPNSTAMGANLVSVCGEMMKINETVLRLSAKLNATNVLLDNFEQNMDALSEYLVHDENCGKVVEEAARESAEAGVKLINKADIGVQALISSKLSVFYVNPECNNITGMAIYSDASPDHTSSSGKLSYRFLYANESAERLKREPRLETAAYMPGHLWRQLRHKGASYFVLKVYANDALFVETSMQSRPSLNVKVLSITIPGYDDKLPNAVQFLLRKPQQVGVVCAYWNYTTWNENGITTGSNMFDDIVVCEADHLTQFSVLLGVDDLPEPHKTILSVLTFFGCGLSLFGMLGIFLTAMLVSKWREQASTKVLLHLCLAISLQLSLFLYSTSGHWSHQGNWIRCLISGAVLQYSVLVVFTWMLIISMLQFQRYVTVLGMDRPHHYILISAIVAWTLPLIPTLLIVFLDEKSYKPSQNDFCYPSGDGLLLGVVLPIALVTIINAFMMIRIVYSVNQALRSRRKLIFQQLRLFVLLFFLLGISWIFGLSSYLRLGITFSYLFCITAALQGLVLFLYFVIFNATHRQAWLKFICPKLVKVDAPKDKTQIQSTTFSTSSSKKNAVKVN; translated from the exons ATGCATTGGCTATATcggtttctttttatttgcttgctgGACCTGGGCGTCTTAGCTCATGTTAGACTCGCCGAGTTGAATTATAGAAGTACGCCGGATTACGAAAGATATTGTCCGCCTGAAGATTTTGAACACTCTTATCTGTCAAAGGGAGAGAGCAACAGTTTGATTAAAGAGACTCATGTGAATCACTTCAGGAGAACCAAAATAGGTAAAAGAGCCACAATGCGAGACCTTTGCCTAGACAGCAGTGGATTGCCAGTGCAACGGCAATGTGAAGACTATTATGGAAGTGCCATATGGGAGCCAATCGACAACATAAGCTGCAATTCTGGAAATAATCTTAGCTGGGGGCTCAACCAGCTGCATGAAGAGCTACTTCGAGGCGATGACGAACAGGTCATCTTGACTCGACTGCAGCATTCGCTGAGCGAGGGTCGTGGCCAGTTGACACCTGTTGATGTCTACATTACTGCGCAAATCTTTAATTCGTTCGTAGAGAAAGAAAGATATAATGAAGTTCTGGGTACGAATTTGATAAGCATCTGCAGTGAGATCATGAATATTAATCAGACTGTGCTTGAGCTATCTGCAAAGGTGAATGCAACTAATGTGTTGCTGGAAAATTTCGATAAATTTATGGATGAAATCTCTgaacaatttgtatctgaggAGAGATGTGGCAACGTGTTTATGAGTGCATCAAGAGAATCTAATGGAGCCAATGTAGAATTGCATAACTACTCTGATATTGGTGTTCAGGCTCTGATAAGCAGAAATCTCAGTGTATTTTATGTGAATCCAAGTTGTTACAATATTACTGGTCTGGCAATTTATTCCGCTGCCGGACCAGATCGCATTTCGACTAGTAAAGACTTCtggtttcgttttgtttatgCCAATGAGAGTATAGAAAACTTTATGCTTGAATTTGATCTGGAGACTGCAGTTTACATAACGGATAGGTATGTGAGCCGGCTGTTAAGCAATGATCTACCCTACGTAGTGTTTAAAATCTACGAGAACGatgcattatttttaaaccGTTCAGAAGAGCCCAAGAAACGAGTCAGAAGTAAGGTTTTATCTGGAAAGCTACTAGGAGATCATG ATACTCAGCGGAATTATAGCATGCAGTTATTGCTACGAAAGCCGAAAGAATTGGGTGGTGAATGTAGACGATGGGACAATCATCATTGGCAGTATTATGGAGTTTCTGATAGCATTGATGGTAATATTTCTGAAGACTATGTCCTCTGCGTAGGCTATGAATGGCCAATGGGAACAAACGTTCGGATTCAATGGGAGGCACAAGAAGATAACATTGAATATTGTGCGGCTGAAGATTTTGAGCACACTTACATAATAAAGAGCGAGAATGGCAGTTTAAGCACAGAGTTGCACATCAATCACTTCAGGAGAACCAATGTGAATACCCTTGCAACAATGGAGGATCTTTGTCTAGACAGCAGTGGATTGCCAGTGCAACGGctatgcaaaaacaacaatggaaTTGCCATATGGGAGCCACTCGACAACATAAGCTGCAATGCTGGAAATAATCTTAGCTGGGGGCTCAACCAGCTGCATGAAGAGCTACTTCGAGGCGATGACGAACAGGTCATCTTGACCCGACTGCAGCATTCGCTGAGCGAGGGTCGTGGCCAGTTGACACCTGTTGATGTCTACATTACTGCGCAAATCTTTAATTCGTTCGTGGAGAAAGAAAGATATAATAAAGCTCTGGGTTTGAATTGGATAAGCATCTGCAGTGAGATCATGAATATTAATGAGACTGTGCTTGAGCTATCTGCAAAGGTAAATGCAACCAATGTGTTGTTGGATAGTTTCGACAAATATATGGATGCAATCTCTgaacaatttgtatctgaggAGAGATGTGGGAATGCGTTTACGACTTttagaagagaagagagagaaccTATTGAAACTTATGTAGAATTGCATAACTACATTCATATTGGTGTGCAGGCTCTGATAAGCAGAAATCTCTGTGTATTTTATGTGAATCCAAGTTGTTACAACATTACTGGTCTGGCAATTTATTCCGCTGCCGGACCAGATCGCATTTCGACTAGTAAAGACTTCtggtttcgttttgtttatgCCAATGAGAGTATACAAAACATTATGCTGGAATCTGATATGGAGACTGCAGTTTATATGACGGATAAGTTTATGAGTCAGCTGGTAGGCATTGATCTACCTTACGTAGTGCTAAAAATCTTCGAGAACGATTCATTATTTATGGACTATTCAATAGAGCGTAAGAGACGAGTCAGGAGTAAGGTTGTATCTGGAAAGCTACTTGGAGATCATG GTACTCAGCGGCCTTATGGCATACAGTTATTGCTACGAAAGCCGAAAGAAGTAGGTGGTGCTTGTAGACAATGGGATAATGACCATTGGCAGTATGAAAGAGTTACCAATGATACTAATATTTCGGAAGACTATGTCCTCTGCATAGGCTATGAATGGCCAATGGGAACAAATATTCAGCTACAATGGGAGTCACATGAAAAAAACACTAAAGAgaattcaaatgaatattGTGCGGCTGAAGATTTTGAGCACACTTACAAAATAAAGAGCAAGAATGGCAGTTTGACCACAGAGTTGCACATCAATCACTTCAGGAGAACCAATCTGAATATTCTTGCTACAATGGAGGATCTTTGTCTGGATAGCAATGGTCTGCCAGTGCACCGGCTATGCGAAAACAAGAATGGAATTGCCACCTGGGGTCCACTTCAAAATGTAAGTTGCCTTGCAGGTAATAACATAAGTCAGGAGCTTAACCAACTACACGAAGATCTATTTAGTGGAAGGCAGAGCCAAGAGGTAATCTTAGCTCAAGTCGGCCAATCAGTGAGCCAGGCTCAGGGCCAGCTAGAAGCTGTGGATGTCTACAATACTGCgaatatttttggtttactCGATGCGAGTAAACCGAACTCTACGGCGATGGGTGCGAATTTAGTAAGCGTCTGCGGTGAAATGATGAAAATTAATGAGACTGTGCTAAGGCTATCTGCAAAACTCAATGCAACCAACGTGTTGCTAGACAACTTTGAGCAAAATATGGATGCACTCTCTGAATATTTAGTGCACGATGAGAATTGTGGCAAAGTGGTTGAAGAAGCAGCAAGAGAATCGGCTGAAGCTGgtgttaaattaattaacaaagcGGATATTGGTGTACAGGCGTTGATAAGCAGCAAACTCAGCGTATTCTATGTGAATCCCGAGTGCAACAACATCACAGGAATGGCTATTTATTCGGATGCAAGTCCTGATCACACCTCATCTAGTGGCAAGCTCTCGTATCGCTTTCTTTATGCCAACGAGAGTGCGGAGAGATTGAAGAGAGAGCCACGACTGGAGACAGCAGCTTACATGCCGGGACATCTTTGGAGACAACTACGACACAAGGGTGCATCTTACTTTGTGCTCAAGGTGTATGCCAACGATGCGCTCTTTGTAGAGACCTCGATGCAAAGCAGGCCAAGTCTAAATGTTAAAGTGTTATCCATCACCATACCAGGATACGATG ATAAATTGCCAAACGCTGTTCAGTTCTTGCTTCGCAAACCGCAacaagtgggcgtggtctgcGCCTACTGGAATTATACGACGTGGAATGAGAATGGCATCACAACTGGCAGCAATATGTTTGACGACATTGTGGTGTGCGAAGCCGATCATCTGACGCAGTTCTCTGTTCTGCTAGGCGTCGACGACTTGCCAGAGCCACATAAAACAATTCTGAGCGTATTAACATTTTTCGGCTGTGGCCTCTCGCTGTTTGGCATGCTGGGTATCTTTCTCACTGCAATGCTGGTCAGCAAGTGGCGAGAGCAAGCGTCTACAAAGGTTCTACTCCATCTCTGCCTGGCCATATCCCTGCAATTGTCACTATTTCTGTACTCTACCAGTGGCCATTGGTCTCACCAAGGGAACTGGATTCGCTGTTTAATTTCTGGTGCAGTATTGCAGTACTCTGTGCTGGTCGTCTTCACCTGGATGCTCATTATATCGATGCTGCAGTTCCAACGTTATGTTACAGTGCTGGGCATGGACCGGCCACATCATTATATTCTCATCTCTGCGATTGTGGCCTGGACTCTGCCGTTAATCCCCACGCTTCTTATCGTGTTTCTAGATGAAAAATCATACAAGCCTTCACAGAATGACTTTTGCTATCCCTCCGGCGATGGCTTGCTCCTGGGAGTGGTATTGCCCATTGCTCTGGTGACCATTATCAATGCTTTCATGATGATTCGCATCGTTTACAGCGTCAATCAGGCGCTGAGATCTCGACGCAAACTTATTTTCCAGCAGTTGCGACTGTTTGTGCTGCTCTTCTTTTTGCTGGGCATCTCTTGGATTTTTGGTCTCAGCAGCTATTTAAGACTGGgtattacattttcatatcTTTTCTGTATAACAGCCGCTTTGCAGGGTTTGGTGCtatttttgtactttgtgATTTTTAATGCGACACATAGACAGGCTTGGCTAAAATTCATTTGCCCCAAACTGGTGAAAGTGGATGCGCCGAAAGACAAAACGCAGATACAGTCCACCACATTTTCAACAAGCTCTTCCAAAAAAAATGCcgtaaaagttaattaa
- the LOC133837401 gene encoding uncharacterized protein LOC133837401, with the protein MYRTCFCLLSVLSVVCAGNLGYLPRHTQTRPQSQPQKQQQSQSQLQSQLQSTQSQAYYYNVPSASTMAALRRIVLGHLQRFQEADKQRSQLMQPSRAEVQRQTYRQPVAAASQSSLDYAVPPNSPTPKNYAMNFLPEGRDVVPGTSYIPLRLLLIR; encoded by the exons ATGTATAGAACGTGCTTTTGT CTCCTATCAGTGCTGAGCGTAGTCTGTGCCGGCAATCTCGGCTACTTGCCACGCCACACGCAGACACGGCCACAGTCACAGccgcagaagcaacagcaatcacagtcgcagttgcagtcgcagttgcagtcgaCACAGAGTCAGgcatattattataatgtgCCCAGTGCAAGCACGATGGCAGCATTGCGTCGCATCGTTTTGGGACACCTGCAGCGCTTTCAGGAGGCGGACAAACAGCGTTCACAACTGATGCAACCGAGCAGAGCGGAAGTGCAACGTCAAACTTATCGGCAGCCTGTCGCTGCTGCATCACAGAGCAGCTTGGATTATGCCGTGCCGCCCAATTCACCCACGCCAAAGAATTATGCAATGAATTTCTTGCCCGAGGGCAGGGATGTGGTACCCGGAACCTCATACATCCCGCTACGGTTGCTGTTGATACGCTGA
- the LOC133838096 gene encoding LOW QUALITY PROTEIN: adhesion G-protein coupled receptor G7 (The sequence of the model RefSeq protein was modified relative to this genomic sequence to represent the inferred CDS: deleted 2 bases in 2 codons): MNVVLIVTLIVFATVVQVTTHSGENSDSGERFDKCPDERMICRLGDRSYTPVNCLPKQKTADIPGFVYCNHTHCEPEVFEHDYIVRNHDQTPHTNKWKRTRVGEAATLHDVCLLRNGLPVTRKCQLKAMRAQWEPIDQWSKVVCMRTFRQHSISVELNTLHDDILEGRRLTNSTQGRRSTTAMMRSMFQQRQRTVLPADIHVTDQVFGVLMEQPKDGALGADLISICHEIMSTDANVLQLSATLNATNSLLNKFENYMDALPHFVRCGQTMVQPAIEEGESVDADVETVKFLNFGVQALISSNLSVFYLDPSCRNITGLAIYSAASADRQHSSSGFWYRFLYGSESVNKLKQESNLEAATFVPQQLWDSIKSASGVSVMILKIYAHDALFVETAEHRSRRPRSKVLSISIPGLADGKLPQSLPLLLRNENQRHPDARASETGSGCGYWNYQTWLTDGITTDADTTDILRDPIIVCQTTHLTQFSFLVGGSYRINDLGDEVLVSPINERVLDIISIVGCALSLFGVLGIFVTAALFKSWRSQASTKVLLHLCLAMTLQMVLFVFINTDDLSEQLVVHGDTVRCILLGATLQYSILVLFCWMLIIAFLQFQRYVTVIGIERPKHYILKAALVAWLLPLLPTLLVACIDPNSYVPTKEQLDTDTGICYPSGYGLTFGVVLPITLIVVANLVIFVYVFYSISHSLSQSIHRSERKMVYKQIRLSILLFFLLGLTWIFGIFAFMQAGVAFSYLFCLTATMQGFVLFIYFVLLDELNRKAWLGLLCPTRRKMNVQKRTTELQSMTTTSSNFSGRSVH; this comes from the exons atgaatGTTGTGCTTATCGTGACGCTGATCGTTTTCGCGACAGTCGTACAAGTTACTACGCACAGTGGTGAGAATTCAGACAGTGGTGAACGATTCGATAAATGCCCAGATGAGCGAATGATTTGTCGATTGGGAGATCGTAGTTATACTCCAGTAAACTGTTTACCTAAGCAAAAAACGGCAGACATACCAGGCTTTGTGTACTGCAATCATACGCACTGTGAGCCGGAAGTGTTCGAGCACGATTACATTGTGCGCAATCATGACCAAACGCCGCACACCAACAAATGGAAGCGTACCAGAGTTGGTGAAGCGGCTACACTACACGATGTTTGCCTACTCCGCAATGGTCTTCCAGTCACCCGCAAGTGCCAACTGAAGGCAATGCGTGCCCAGTGGGAACCCATTGATCAATGGTCGAAGGTTGTGTGCATGCGAACCTTTCGACAGCATTCGATCAGCGTGGAACTGAACACTCTGCACGATGACATCTTGGAGGGCAGGCGACTCACCAACAGCACGCAGGGACGACGCAGCACAACAGCCATGATGAGGAGCATGTTCCAGCAGCGTCAGCGAACTGTGTTGCCAGCGGATATTCATGTAACGGATCAAGTCTTTGGGGTGCTCATGGAGCAGCCAAAAGATGGAGCATTGGGTGCGGATTTGATTAGCATTTGTCATGAAATTATGTCCACAGATGCGAATGTGCTGCAACTATCCGCAACACTGAACGCTACCAATAGTCTGCTCAATaagtttgaaaattatatgGATGCACTGCCCCACTTTGTGCGCTGTGGCCAAACAATGGTACAGCCAGCCATTGAAGAAGGTGAATCAGTCGATGCAGATGTTGAAACggttaaatttctaaattttggAGTGCAGGCTTTGATAAGCAGCAATCTGAGTGTGTTTTATTTGGATCCCTCATGTCGCAACATCACGGGCCTGGCAATTTATTCAGCTGCAAGTGCAGACCGGCAGCATTCCAGCAGCGGT TTTTGGTATCGATTTCTGTATGGCAGCGAGAGCGTGAATAAACTCAAGCAGGAATCGAATCTGGAGGCTGCAACGTTTGTGCCACAGCAGCTTTGGGACAGCATCAAGTCAGCATCAGGTGTCTCAGTAAtgattcttaaaatatacgcACACGACGCGCTCTTTGTGGAGACTGCAGAGCATCGCAGTCGGCGACCACGCAGCAAAGTGTTATCCATATCGATTCCTGGACTGGCGG ATGGGAAACTGCCTCAATcactgccattgctgctgcgtAACGAGAATCAACGGCATCCGGATGCGAGGGCCAGCGAGACGGGCAGCGGCTGTGGCTATTGGAACTATCAGACGTGGCTGACTGACGGGATTACGACTGATGCTGACACAACGGATATTCTTCGAGAT CCAATTATCGTTTGCCAGACGACACATCTCACACAGTTCTCATTTCTGGTGGGCGGCAGTTATCGCATCAATGACTTGGGCGACGAAGTGCTGGTCAGCCCCATAAATGAGCGGGTGCTCGACATAATATCCATTGTGGGCtgcgctctctccctcttcgGTGTGCTGGGCATCTTTGTGACTGCGGCCCTGTTCAAGAGCTGGCGCAGTCAAGCCTCCACCAAGGTGCTGTTGCATCTCTGCCTGGCCATGACACTGCAAATGGTGCTCTTTGTGTTCATCAATACGGACGATTTGTCAGAGCAATTAGTTGTGCATGGCGATACCGTTCGCTGCATCCTCCTGGGTGCCACACTTCAGTATTCAATTTTGGTGCTCTTCTGTTGGATGCTCATCATTGCGTTTTTGCAATTCCAACGCTATGTCACAGTGATTGGCATCGAACGGCCAAAGCATTACATACTCAAAGCCGCCCTAGTTGCCTGGCTATTGCCATTGTTGCCCACACTGCTGGTGGCCTGTATCGATCCCAACAGTTATGTGCCGACCAAGGAACAGCTCGACACTGACACGGGCATATGTTATCCCTCGGGCTATGGCCTCACTTTCGGTGTTGTGCTGCCCATCACACTCATTGTCGTTGCGAATCTTGTCATCTTTGTCTATGTCTTCTACAGTATTTCGCATTCACTCAGCCAGAGTATTCATCGCTCTGAACGTAAGATGGTCTACAAACAAATTCGTCTCTCGATATTGCTTTTCTTCCTTTTGGGTCTCACATGGATCTTTGGCATATTTGCCTTTATGCAGGCTGGCGTCGCATTCTCATATCTTTTCTGCCTGACCGCCACCATGCAGGGCTTTGTTCTCTTCATTTACTTTGTGCTGCTCGATGAGCTCAATCGAAAGGCCTGGCTGGGACTGTTGTGTCCAACCAGAAGGAAAATGAATGTACAAAAGCGCACAACAGAACTGCAGTCGATGACGACTACATCATCCAACTTTTCAGGCAGATCGGTGCATTAG